The DNA sequence AGTCCAACGCGGTCTCTATAAAGGCCGAAATTTTTACTGCAGGACAAGGCAAGAAACATCTGTGGTACAGCTTTAGCCATCGTCCGCATACCATACCCATCCGCTTCAAGAGATGTCCCTAAACCTTGATAGGCACTATCAATGAATGGAATCCAGCCATTTTTTGCGGCACTTTCTGCGAGCTGATCCCACTGAGCCTCAGATAGGTCTGCGCCTGTTGGATTATGACAACAGGCATGCAATAAAACAATATCATCTGCTCCGAGCTTATTGAGTTGAGAAAGCATGGCATCAAAATTTACACCGTGCGTGGCTCTGTCAAAATAGGGATATGTTTCGATCTCAATGCCTACACCGCCAATCAAAGGAATATGATTAGCCCATGTTGGATCACTGACCCAAACTTTGGCTTTGGCATTAGAGCGTTTAATCATCTGAGCAATCATGTGAAGCGCCCCACATCCACCCGGTGTTAAGGTGGAAGCAACTCGACCTTCAGCTATCACGGGATGAGAAGCGCCAAGGGCTTCCGCTAGCAAAAGACTATTATAGCCGTCTTGACCCGTCATGCCGATGTAGGCCTTCGTTGTCTCGGTTTCAACACGGTAAGCTTCCGCTTTTTTCACGGCCTCAAAAATTGGTGTTTCACCCTTTTCGTTTTTGAAGACGCCGACAGATAAATCAACTTTATTGACGCGCTCATCTGCGCGAAAGGCCGCCGCTAGTCCTAAAATAGGATCCGTTGGCAATTCTGTAAGATTATTAAACATATTCTTTCCCTATGCAGCTTTTTTTTGCTCATAAGAAGCTGCGATAAAAGCTTCAAGAAGCATTGGTTTTTTTTGTTCAAAGTCTTTTAACGCGGTTTCAAACACAGGTCCATAGCCTCTTACGTCTAAATAAGATTCAAGCAATAAAATTGCTTCAGACTGATTATTTTCGTTCAATTTTTCAGCCACAAGCCCCATAATCTCTGTCACATCTTGAAGGCATTGTCTTTGCAGCCGTCTCTCATGAGAATAACCAAACACATCCAGCGGGGTATTTCTCAAAAATTTGAATCGACGAATCACGCTTAATGTTGCTTTCATCCAGCCTCCAAATTTACGTTTCTTCGGTCTGCCACTGGCATCTTTCGCCCATCCAAAAATAGGAGGAGCCATGTGATATTTTACAGAGAAATTTCCTTCAAATGTATTTCGAAGATCTTTTTCAAAAGAACCATCAGTATAAAGACGGGCCACTTCATATTCATCTTTTATGGCCATAGCTTTAAACAATGCTTTGGCCGCCACCTCAGAAACAAGCTTCTCATCGCTGATCGATTTTTCCGCCTGCATAAGCGGCTTAAGTGTTTCAGAGTAAAGAGTCGCATAGGCATCATTTTGATAGGCCGCAAGGAAAGCTTGATGATGATCTTTGAGAGCCTCAAAACTTCTGTCCATTTTTTCAACAGGGCGTGCATGTCCATTCACATAGTCAGGGTTTTCCGCTGCGAGACGGCCCCAGTTAAAGGCGGCTTTATTCTTAGAAACAGCGACACCGTTCAGCTCAACAGCCCGCATAATGGCGTCATAAGACAAAGGCACGAGACCAAGTTGCCAAGCATAACCAGCCATCAACATATTGGAGAAAACGCTATCACCCATGAGTTGCTTAGCAAGATGCGTGGCGTGGATTACATTTAAATTTTCCTTGCCCACTGCATTGGCAAGTGTAATCGTTCTGAGAGACACATCCATATCTGCATCACGGTTCATCACATAATCGCCTGTAGGAATTTCTTCATCATTCAAAGTGATCCGTGTGCTACCAGTCCCCAGTACTTTCATGGCAGCAGGGCCTGTGGCAACAACCATGTCACATGCAATCATGGCATCCGCTTGCCCCGTTTCTATCCGCACCTGATTTAGGCTGTCTGGGGAGGAAGAAAAACGAACAAAAGAAAGGACAGTTCCGCCTTTTTGGGCAAAGCCCATAAAGTCTAGGACGCTTGCCCCTTTTCCTTCAAGATGGCCTGCCATGGTCATAATCGCACCAATGGTAACAACGCCGGTACCACCAACACCACCGACGAGCAAATCATATGATCCGTCGATCGCAGGAAGGGTCGGCAGGGGAAGGTTAGCTACAGAGATGTCAAAATCATCAATTTTTGCCGCAGTGGGTTTTCTTAGCGCCCCACCTTCTACCGTAACAAAGCTTGGACAGAAACCATCCACGCAAGAGAAGTCCTTATTGCAATTATGCTGATCAATTTGACGCTTACGGCCATTCATGGTTTCTTTGGGCACAATTGACAAGCAGTTGGATTGCACAGAACAATCACCGCACCCTTCGCAAACACTGCTATTAATGAAAGCACGCTTTGCAGGATCTGGATAGGTTCCCCGTTTTCTGCGACGTCTTTTTTCTGCTGCACAGGTTTGATCGTAAATGATTACCGATACACCTTCGATTTCTCTGTATTCACGTTGCAAGCGATCCAATTCATCGCGGTAGAGCACTCGCACACCATCAGGCAATGTGACTGAATTATAACGCTCAGGCTCATCGGATAAAATCGTAATAGGCTCAACACCCTCTGCCCGTACCTGGTGAGCAATCTGAGGCACTGAGATGGGCCCATCTACAGGTTGCCCCCCCGTCATGGCAACAGCATCATTGAATAAAATCTTATACGTAATATTTGTCTCAGCTGCTTTGGCTTGACGGATCGCCATATAACCTGAGTGAAAATATGTTCCCTCACCAAGATTCTGGAAAATATGACCGTTGCCAGTAAATTTACTCCGGCCAACCCAGTTAATTCCTTCTCCGCCCATTTGGATCAAACTTTCCGTATCTCGATCCATCCAGCTTGCCATAAAGTGACAGCCAATACCTGCAAGGGCTTTACTACCCTCGGGAACTTTCGTTGATCGATTGTGCGGACAGCCTGAGCAAAAATAGGGCAATCGGGAAACATTGGTCACAGGA is a window from the Temperatibacter marinus genome containing:
- a CDS encoding amino acid aminotransferase, producing the protein MFNNLTELPTDPILGLAAAFRADERVNKVDLSVGVFKNEKGETPIFEAVKKAEAYRVETETTKAYIGMTGQDGYNSLLLAEALGASHPVIAEGRVASTLTPGGCGALHMIAQMIKRSNAKAKVWVSDPTWANHIPLIGGVGIEIETYPYFDRATHGVNFDAMLSQLNKLGADDIVLLHACCHNPTGADLSEAQWDQLAESAAKNGWIPFIDSAYQGLGTSLEADGYGMRTMAKAVPQMFLALSCSKNFGLYRDRVGLAAVITDKTNVNAVLSHVKVVGRGIWSMPPAHGGAIVEKILSTPTLRDSWVSELEDICSTVNTNRQLLAQALTGAGIPGDFGYLTENQGMFSFLDLSKDQINRLREEHAVYIVGSGRINIAGAHKGNVDLIAEAIKAVF
- a CDS encoding indolepyruvate ferredoxin oxidoreductase family protein; the encoded protein is MAPLDSGYELLDRYDREKGRVYITGTQALVRILLMQSAMDKRDNVKSAGFVSGYRGSPLGAVDQELWRAKKHLKAADVEFLPAINEDLAATAVLGSQQVETDPDKTVDGVYAMWYGKGPGVDRAGDALKHGNAYGSSENGGVLVVAGDDHGCVSSSMAHQSDVAFMDWFMPTLNPASISEYIEFGLYGYALSRFSGMWVGFKAISETVEGAASIEIGALPTFITPPDYDVPEMGLHYRWPDLPGPQIENRMVVKKEAVLAFVRANPIDRCIYNNSKARFGIVTTGKGHLDLMEALRLLGLTEEKCRDVGIDIYKVGMTWPLEMNGLTAFMEGKDEILVVEEKRGIIESEIKEYCFSNKTAPQPRVHGKEDGHGQSLLPWVGELSPKMVAKAVAHRVKETLKLDLVEVAESLETLQTRENPVTNVSRLPYFCSGCPHNRSTKVPEGSKALAGIGCHFMASWMDRDTESLIQMGGEGINWVGRSKFTGNGHIFQNLGEGTYFHSGYMAIRQAKAAETNITYKILFNDAVAMTGGQPVDGPISVPQIAHQVRAEGVEPITILSDEPERYNSVTLPDGVRVLYRDELDRLQREYREIEGVSVIIYDQTCAAEKRRRRKRGTYPDPAKRAFINSSVCEGCGDCSVQSNCLSIVPKETMNGRKRQIDQHNCNKDFSCVDGFCPSFVTVEGGALRKPTAAKIDDFDISVANLPLPTLPAIDGSYDLLVGGVGGTGVVTIGAIMTMAGHLEGKGASVLDFMGFAQKGGTVLSFVRFSSSPDSLNQVRIETGQADAMIACDMVVATGPAAMKVLGTGSTRITLNDEEIPTGDYVMNRDADMDVSLRTITLANAVGKENLNVIHATHLAKQLMGDSVFSNMLMAGYAWQLGLVPLSYDAIMRAVELNGVAVSKNKAAFNWGRLAAENPDYVNGHARPVEKMDRSFEALKDHHQAFLAAYQNDAYATLYSETLKPLMQAEKSISDEKLVSEVAAKALFKAMAIKDEYEVARLYTDGSFEKDLRNTFEGNFSVKYHMAPPIFGWAKDASGRPKKRKFGGWMKATLSVIRRFKFLRNTPLDVFGYSHERRLQRQCLQDVTEIMGLVAEKLNENNQSEAILLLESYLDVRGYGPVFETALKDFEQKKPMLLEAFIAASYEQKKAA